ATGATGGCCACCTTCTTCTCCTGGCGTGCCAGGCTCATGGATCTGGGGGTGCCAGGTGTGCGGGGTGTCCTGGGGTAGCTGGGGGTGCCTGGGGTCCCAGGGGTGCGGCAGGAGTAGCTGGGCGGGGTGCAGGGTGTGATGGCTGTAGAGCCCGGGGTAATTGGAGTGCAGGTTCCACTCCGTGCTGATCTGGAGCGAGCATGATCAGTCCCTGTGGATAAAATAAACCAGTCTTCTGACCATGTGCATTCACTTTTTGGGCTATTGGCTTAATTTGAAGAGGAGCTGACCAGTCAATGCCAAAATAGCAGGACTGTCTATGACATTTGCACATCTCCCCTCCCTCAACCTTCAAAGTTCATCTAGCTTTCAAGACATCACATTGCAATGTGTTAATGATTAAACAGAAGCGCTCCCCCTACAGCGCACATTCTGTGTGGGAAGAGAAAACAGTAACAAGCACATTCTGTAAAATGCAGTTAACTTAACACAGTTAACTTAATACAGTAGGATTCACTTCTTAAAACCCAAGTCCTACTGTAAGTGCAACTGCATTTGTTATCTTTCTGCACGCTGTATGTTTCAGTTTTAGTAGAAGCATGTTAACTGAGAGCCACTGTTTTGAGAGAACTCCTGTTCCTCTGTGAGGATTTCTTACTGTCACTGCAAATACATTATAAATCAATTATTCATGGAGTCTGTTAGGGGTTTCATTTGTCATCTCTCTTTAATCCAAACTCTCATCGGCTGAAACAATGGAATTGTTTTAGGAGAAATTTGTAATTGTGATGAGGATATGGAGTTGTAAGAAAGCAGTCTGCTAAGGAGGTTCTAGTGGTGTGATGTGATGAGGATATGGATGGTAAGAAAGCAGTTTGCTAAGGAGGTTCTAGTGGTGTGATGTGATGAGGATATGGAGGGTAAGAAAGCAGTCTGCTAAGGAGGTTCTAGTGGTGTGATGTGATGAGGATATGGATGGTAAGAAAGCAGTCTGCTAAGGAGGTTCTAGTGGTGTGATGTGATGAGGATATGGATGGTAAGAAAGCAGTCTGTTAAGGAGGTTCTAGTGGTGTGATGTGATGAGGATATGGATGGTAAGAAAGCAGTCTGCTAAGGAGGTTCTAGTGGTGTGATGTGATGAGGATATGGAGGGGTAAGACAGGAATCCAGCTACCTGCCACTCCGCTTCGGCTAGCCCTCTGCTCAGCTCGTCCTTCAGATCGAATCGCTACATAGCGAGGAAAGGAACAGGGAGACGCAGGGCAGGGAAGgtaagggggagagagagggaaacaCAGCCGTGAATAGAGGCTCTACTGGCTCTACCACACCACAAAAGCACTTGCCAGGGTAAGGAataaagcatttgttttatagtgctatttttattttatttatattgcgACTTTCATACCATCTCAAAGGTGCTTTACATGTCGTTTAAAACAGAAGGATgcagcatctctaatagaaaAGGGCAACGAATTCCACAATCTGAGGACATTATAACTGAATGAATTCTCGGAAAAGCCTTAAGTACCATTTCTCTACAAACCAGCCAGAAAGCAAAAGCCTTTCTACGTTTTTACAATATAGAACAGTAAACAGATAATCAGTTAGCCCATCACTGTCTTTCTTGTTGTAAACCTCAAAACGTTTtgcctttctttttattattattattatttttttttacttattttttatagTAAATGTCAAACTTGGTATTTTGCGATTATGTAACTTAGAATATAATTTTGACAACACTGGCAAATATTTTAATCAGCAAGTACAACAGCATGCTACAGAAGATAAGATAAACTGCAACCTTATAATACTACTTAATCATTCTACATTTTAAAGCTTTAAATTATAGTCTTGCTCATTTGTTCTGCCAGGGCAATTACTGCAGTGGTAAGGAATTCAATTTAGGCTTTATTCAGTGAGTCCAGGTACCTACGCTCACTCCCATCACTTCTGTGGTGTAGATGTTTGCCGTGGAATCAAGGAATGTGTCATAGCTTTATTATAAAAAGGAGATTATTTGTGATGCAAAGTCTCTTCCAGCAAAGTGTCTCGTGGGTGGAATGCAGAAGGCAACATAACATTTATAACGTTTAAAAATCTTTCATCTGTTCAGTTTCAGAATAATCATGAAATACAGATGGTAACAGGTACATGCAAAACCTGAAGCTTGTATACACTGTGGAGTCATTTAACACCCAAGCGTGTTTGTGAAATACATTCTATTTGTACGGTTATATAcagtacgcacacacacactgataatggGGGGAATCATTGAAATACATTCCTCAATTGTTTATTGCAAGTTTTGTTTCTTGAAATGGGTGTTTTTCTCCTTCCCCCAAAACATTGTGCTTATACAATGACGCTTTGAAGATAAACAGCTTTGTGAATGTTCCACAaagtgtttttattacatttcatacAAAACCGTGGTAACTTTATTTTAAATCTATTCATTCCACAAATAGATTTGCCAATttaaatgcgtttttttttttttttaatgattttatccTGCAAACACAAATGTAATTACACTGCAACTACAATGTACATTCTAGTGCAATAAAAAGCGATTAGAATATTGTTTCCAAAATGTTTTGATGTTAAAATCTAAATCAGGGAAACACAATTAAGCAGCGCAGTATTTTGCGCCTGGGAAGCTCTGAGGATGCACTCACATGTGGGGCGTCTTGGTGCGGTGGAGCCGGAGCTGGTGATGGAGGTGGAGCTCTCCTCATGATCGGCAGGGCCGGCTCGGCGCGAGGTCAGGATGGAGGAGGGTCTGGGCAGGGAAGAGCGCTTCTCAGGGCTCTGCGTGGTGCCATCCTGTCAGGGAATCAACCCACACAACATGATTCTAGTGGCTGGTCCACgtgggagggtgtgtgtgtgtgtgtgtgtgtggtgtgtgtgtgtgtgcgtgagtgcgtgtgtgtgtgtgtgagtgcgggcgggtgtgtgtgtgtgtatgtgtgtgtgtgcgtgagtgcgtgtgtgtgtgtgtgagtgcgtgtgtgtgcgcgcgtgtgatgcgtctgtgtgtgcatgcgtgcgtgcgtttgtgtgtgtaGCTACTCTGGTACAAAAGTGAGAATTTTTGTAAGAAAAAAACCCAAATGCCTGTATATCTCAATATCTTAAAGCGTTACTGGTTCAACGTTACAATACATCTGTTGttaatatacagctctggccagatTGCAGGGTCAGCATGTCTCTCAgtctatttatattttattttagggaAAAAAAGGCCACAGAATGaataaggaatttaaaaaaaaatgtacaatacagtatacagatgacGGGGTacagtcacaaaaaaaaaaaaaaaaaaaaagtttaatggatGGATGATTAATGGACCCCAGATTTGCTCAGTTTTAGTTGAATGCCTTTTTGGACCTAATCATAAACGTCAAGCCTCAGCTGTCAGTTACAGTTTATAGAATGCCGGGAGAAAGATTGAGATAGTAAGATAACGTTCTCCGCACGTCCACCTGCTTATCTTATACTCTGAAATAAATGATTATCTCTATATAACAATTCCCCATGTTCTCGGTGAGCCACTGtagtatcccttataaaagtttaccggtATTTTTGTATGCcacttttgcagttttcccatggttatactatgcatttaccatagtttaccctggtttgccatgtttattaacatgctttaccatacctctctgtacaaTGCTTTCCTACTCTTTACCACcctatgatttattacactttgttatactCTCACAGTGGGAAACTCTTGGATGCTTGGTGGAGCCCCCTTACCTGTACTGTATCGTTTATATTGTAGACCCTGGACCCTGCAGAAGAGGGCCGGACTGAGTAAAGCTCTGACTTAAGGTAAGATTTGTTCTCTGTGAGCGAGCAAGCTGAGCTGGGTCTCGGAGGGAAGAAGGCTGCTGCTGCTCGCTCTTTTGTGGTAGGAATCTTTGTTAGAGCAGATGAGGATGAGTTCTtgtgatgagagagaggggggagtgaTGGGGAGAAAGGgggatacaaaataaatgtaaaaaacaaaacaaacgaaaaTCAAATGTGATCAAAATCAACAAGCACGGCAAACAAcgtccaaaatatatatatatatatatgatcatggaaaatatataatacaataaatataacatgAAGTCTTAAGAACGGGACACTTGAGACTATAGTGATGCAAATCTTTAGCCCCTTAAGGACCAGGCATTTTCAGTTGACCCTTTCAGAAACTAACAATGATTTATTATTAGCAAAAGCTATCAATGTGATGTGATACAGCATGTATACCTACTCCGGTTgctaatgaactcctattttattttaaaaacactgaatgaaTGATTAACAATTAGCtgatatgtacagtatacaaatcatttttaaataaacagaattAAGATGAAAATGAACTTACAGCGATCTTGTCCCTGGATTGTCTTGCAGTGCTGAGGGGCTGCCTACCTTCGGCAGCTGCGACCGCTGCAGGAAAGAAGGCCTGAGTTTAAAGGCTGAGGTTTGTGGAAACGCAGAGAGAAGGCAGCAATGATCAGGGTAAATAATGGCATATGAAATATCAAGTCTAATAAAGCAGCAGctgaatatgaatatgaaaatCCACCCTCCAGAAAACTAGCGATTCAAAAAACACACAAGCTATGGGATACTTACCTACTGTCCAGTCTATATACCAGCGAGGGAGATGGTTCTCTCTGTTATGCTCTGTTACCTCTTCTTATAGCTATTATGGGctattaaatgcttttttttaaggcCCTGGATTTAAAGAAAAGTAATTTGTGCTGCTTCTGCTCTCTGCCTAAGTGTTTATGGTTGAGCCTGTGTGATGTTTATCAAAACTGTACCATGTTCTGTTGCTATTGGAGGATGACAGtgtttggaatcccaatgaaagtgaacaGCAGAGAGATTCCCTTGTCATTTAATAAATCATAGTGTAAACTGTATAGATAAAGAGATGACAGTTCAGTAAATGAACCCCAAATGATTAAAGCTAATAAAATACTGGGGGCTACTGATGGTTATAAATACCGTcaccatttaaatattaaattaggaccacAACTGTTACATCaaaggcaaaaaataaaataaatagacttTAGAGTCTCACACACACGCTCAATGTTAGAGATGCTGGTAAGTCCacttatttgaatgatttaaatgaCAGTAGTATTTAAATTCACCACCATTTCGATCAATTGAACAGTATCTACCGTAAAAAAATGATGGATGTAACTGGATTTTTTAAGGCATTTGGGTCCTGACCCAATAAAATACTTAGGTGTAGTTTTCCACCAGCAATTGATTTCATAAACCAGACCATTCTTGACCACCTGGTAAGATTAAACTCTGTGATGACTTTAACAGAATGCCCTGCATGGGGGCAAGAGATCTCAAGATCCCAACTACCCAGAAATAGATCAGAGCAGCTGTGAGCCTGGAATATCAGCCTGGGTCACACTGTATGTTAGTACACTGGTTAAACAAACACTTGGCATTGCCTGGGCTATATGGATGTTTCTAGCAAAGCTTCTTAAAACATATCATCAGTTTTAAAACCCGCCAAACAGAGAATCCACAGAAGAGCGATTTACACAGGCGCTGTACAATATGCCCATGGTGTGGTAAACCAGCTGATGGAATTCTTTCTCATTCTGTCACCAATACACATGATACCTGAACAGAAAGTCACCACTGCCAAATAGAGCGAAACATACGTGAATAATGCACCACGCCAACGTACCACCATCGCATGAGCACATCTGTAGCTGATACAGTAAAAAGCATGTATGATCATGGCTGCTGCCAAAAAAGATGCAACTAAAACATAATAAAGAAAGAAGGATAACTCACGAATGGCATAAGCGTTTAGaactacaacaaaaaagcaaaacagcCCAGCAGTttctaaaaacaacaacaacaacatcaacagcgcacaaaaataaaacaaataaaataaaatgaacaaaattCATTCTAGCGATGAGATACGAATGTCCATGTTTGCCAGCCACATTGCAGATCGTTTTGTTTTGAGTTTACAAAGTCACCTGTCGGTTTCCGTTTAGCAGAGGAATGATGGTGAGCTGGTCTAGGGTACCTGACCGCTGGTTTTAATGGGATTTTCCGGGAAGGAGACCGGGTCTGAATGTCAGATTTTTTAGtaagttcagccttcttaaacaCTGCTATAAGAAGGAGAGACAAAGTCAGATAGGAAAAGTAAAGCACTGACAAAGAAAGGCTTAAACATGACACAGGTAACCCCCTTACAAGCAATTCAATTCCCAATATTAAACAAGTAATTATTACTCATGTTTCTACTGTGCATTTATTCATTTAGTTTGTATTTACTGTGTGATAAAGAAAGTTTAAATACAATTTGACATGCCTAGCTTAATCAACAGTTTCTCGCTACTCAACAGCTGCAGCTTACTCTTCCCTATCAACACAAGGCAGTCAGAAGTTGCTGTTGCAGTCTGCTTTTTAGGTTCCATCTGGGGACTTCAAGGAGGACTAAGCTTTGTACTTGTGCCGATGGGGTTTTGCGCATCACATCTCATTTACAAACATTTTCTTTGTGAAAATGGTGCAAGAGCTAAGCCTGCATTGCCTTTCCAAAGCTCTTTCAAATCTTTATGAGTACAAGGATATCAGAATACCAATATGATAAACACATGCTAATCATTGCAcataaactttatatatatatatatatatatatatatatatatatatatatatatatatatatatacatattacacatattacacacacatatatatatatatatatatatatatatatatatatatatatatatatatatatatatatatatatatatatatatgtgtgtaattaggatcgatttttattttgtttagaaattacatattatattgtatttaccaTTTACCAAATAAATTGTATAATGGCAATAATAAACCACCATACAAAAAAGAAGTATTCATGTCTAGTGTAGGaaccttttttcttcttcatgtCGTCCCTCGGGACCATACTGGGCTCCTTTTTGGCCGCTTTCCTTTCAGGGGTGGACACTCTGCCTTTCCCCCTGCTCAGTGCCTTGTCCTTCGCGTGTTTTTCCACAGAGGGTCTTCTAATTTTAGGGCTCTCAGTTTTGGGGAGAGGTTCGATCTTTTCGGTCATGATGCTCCTGTCATCATCTGCAGTTCAGAATGAGCAAAATACGCAGCTGTGAGCTTTGACTGGCACAAGAACTCTTTGGGCAGGGGGCTTTAGAAAAAGTATGCTAAACCCAGTTACAAGTAAATGGTCTAGATACAGAAATATATTCTTAATTATACTAAGGTTATCTGGTATCAGGTACTGTACTAACACATTATCTGATTTAAAAACTGTACCCCCACCCACCCCATTATCAGGTTCTCTTATCTTACACATACTTAACACACATTATACAGAGATGGCTACATACTCACTACGTATATGGCTACCTCTGTTTGAACACTCCCTGCATTAAGGCTGCAATGCTCTGCACCCCTTAAAAACACTCCCTTAAAAACTATGCAATACAATACTTCCAAGGTAAATCTGTCATTATACAGCAGttgattttaaaaacatacacaaaGATGATTAAAGAGTGGAGTGTACATGTCAAACTCTATCCTAGCACTGAAAGGCAAAAGTTTAAAACCGCACCTTGAGCGTCCTGCCAAGCGCTGTCGGTATCCAAGATGGAGTCATCGATGGTTGTTTCATCCTTGTACTCATCATAAGTCTCTGTTCTACATTCTGATACAGGGACTTCCTTCTCTGGAGAGGAGGGAGCTACAGGAAGCTCCTCCAGACTTGCAGCCTGAATCTCTTCTTCTTCAGCCACCTCAGCTTGCCCATCTTCATCTTCAGTGGCATCCTGCATGACCGCTCCCTCAACTGGGTCAGAGAATCTCACACTATGGCAGGAGTCATCACCCTCCTCAATAGTTTGGACCACTGTAATGAAATCATCTTCCACGGTGACAATTGATTCTATAGCCCCCCTGGTTTCAAGGGTTTGATCAGTGTCCACATCCTCTGTAGATATCTGCGTTACAGGGGCGATCTCCTCCAGAACCTCTTTTGGTTCTTCACCCACTTCTACAGCATCTTCTATAATGCCGCCGCCTTCTTTCTGTTCCACAGCTTCCATGGCCTGAGCTTCCAAAGTCACTGGAGCAGGTTCAACAGCCAGTACAGGCTCAAGAGGAGCTTCCTCTGGCCTCTCTTCCTCTGGCCTCTCTTCCTCTGGCCTCGCAGGTTCAACAGCCAGTACAGGCTCAAGAGGAGCTTCCTCTAGCCTCTCTTCCTCTGGCCTCGCAGGTTCAACAGCCAGTACAGGCTCAAGAGGAGCTTCCTCTGGCCTCTCTTCCTCTGGCCTCGCAGGTTCAACAGCCAGTACAGGCTCAAGAGGAGCTTCCTTTGGCCTCTCTTCATCTGGCCTCTCTTCCTCTGGCCTCTCTTCCTCTGGCCTCGCAGGTTCAACAGCCAGTACAGGCTCAAGAGGAGCTTCCTTTGGCCTCTCTTCATCTGGCCTCTCTTCCTCTGGCCTCACAGGTTCAACAGCCAGTACAGGCTCAAGAGGAGCTTCCTTTGGCCTCTCTTCCTCTGGCCTCTCTTCATCTGGCCTCTCTTCCTCTGGCCTCTCTTCATCAGCAACCTTGGCTGTTGGGGGCAATTCCTCAACTGTCTGCTTTGATTCTGCAGCTTTATAGACCTCAATTGTGACCTCTATAGATGGTACCTGCTTCACAGGTTTAGGCTTCGTACCTCCTTCCTCATTGGAGCCGAGAACGCCCATGAGCTGATAGGCGTCTTCTGCATCCACTTCTTCATAGGCCTCCTGGTGCACCAAGTCTGGCTTGTCTTTCATTTTATCTTTTGTTTCTAGTAGTTCTCGCCCTTCAGCTAAGCTCAGAGACCTATCCTCAAGTTGTGGTTCTTTTACTGAACCTGCGTCTGATTTTGGTTCTTTTTCAGAAGCAGAATCTGGTTGAAGTTCTTTTTCGGAATCACCCTCTGCTTGTAGTTCATTTTTGGAATCAGCCTTCACATCTGTCTTTTCCTCTGCTGAATGTTCAGGCTTCATACCCTCAGGGATGACCTCCTCTAAAGGTTTAGCTTTGGGTTGAGGCTCAGGGATGGCCTCTTGACTTGTCTTGTCTGGCTGCACTTCATCAGTACCTTTCTTAACCTCCTCTTGCTGGTCAGTTTTCAAGGACTCTGAGGCTTTGTCTTCACTTGGCATCTCTTGCTCTTCAACCTCAGGAACAGTCTGCCTTTTGACATCAGGAACTACTTTAGGTTTAGCTGGGAGATCCAGTTCGCTTTCCTTTTCTTCTTCGTTCCCTGAAACACCAACTTGTGCATCTGTCTCTGCTTTACTGCTTTCTTTACTAACCCCTTCCATGGTTACACTTTCCTTGATTTCACAGGAGCCGTCATGTTGATCAAGTGGTTCTACTTTAGAAGAATCTTCTTTCACTTCTTTGTCCTCTGTTGTTTCTTCCTTTCTAGTCTCTTCTGCTTTGGGTTCTTCCATGAGAACTTCCTTCTCAGCAGGCTCTGCCTGAGTTTCCATAGACTCAGTTGCTTTCATAATTTCTTCCTTGTACTCCTCTAAAACTGGTGTGGTGAAGATTTGGAGAGGTGAACCCAGGGGGCTGTGCAAATCAGCAGGTGAGGGCATAGGACCAGTGTACTCACTGAAAACACAGTAGCCAATCTCTTCTTGGCTCTCACTTCTAGCTGCCTTCTGACTCATGTCCACTATAGCAAGCTGAGCCAAGGTGTCTCCCACCAGGGCTGGGATATCAGCAGGGACCGACTTTCTTCTAATCAGCTCAGTATCTGTGCTCTCAGAAGTCAGTCTGGATCTGGCACCTGCCAAGTCTAGCATCTCTGGCAAATCGGGTGCCATCACACTGCCGTTTTTATAATAATCCTTCATTTGGAACTGGGACTCTGTGGGTGATTCTGTCTGGGAGCTTGGTTTGCTTTCACCAGTGGGTAGGGATGTAGGGGAGTCTGCATCTGTGGTTTCCAGAATTACAGGAGGGAAAACTGGCCGCTTCTCTACAGCAGGTGTGGTAACTGGTAGGTAGTCTGTTGGCTCATCTAGACTACCACTGGTAAAGGATAGAATGTCTGAAGCCAGAGGTGAAAAGGTCCTTGGTGATTCCAAGGAAGCTATGGGTATGTTCAGTGAGTAGCTTCTCTGTTCCAGCGACAACCTGCCTACACTCAAACGACCTTCATCCTTCTTCTTCTCCAGCGTTGGCAGGGTTTTCAGCTCCTCCTTCACAGGGCTTTTCAGGATGTCTGGTTTGTCCACTGCTGGTTTCACATCTTGAGTCTGGGCCAGTGTGCTATAGCTTATCTCCTGGACTGAAGCAATATCACCAGCAATCTGGAACGTCTCCATCAATCCACTTGCATCAGATTCATCAATCACCCTCTGAAAAGACTCGGAGGCTTTCTCCCTTGCATCGCTCAACTCGTAATAGCCTTCCCCTTGCTGAGCATCAGCCTTTGCCTCTTCCTCTTTCAAGGCAGATGTCTCAAAATAGGCTGACATTCCTGATTTATCCTTTTCCgtgctttttaaatgtagatCCAAAGCACTGCAGGGTTCATCTTTGTCATGCAAGGCTGGTTGAATCTTAGCCTCAGTTATCTCCTTCTCCTGGATGCTTGCTTGGGTTTCTTCTTTCTCTGCAGGTTCCAGCTTTGTTTCAATCACTTTCCCTGTCTGGTCTGTTGGTAAAACTTCAGTGGGGGCTTCCTCGTTTAATTTGCTATCTGGTGCACCCGCAAGAGAAGTTTGGGGCTGTTTGACATCTGCATCCTTCTTGTCTTCACAAGGTTCAGAGGGTTTGATACTAGAGGCTCCCCGTTTCTCTGGTTCTTTCTTTGGATCCAAAACCAGTTTGCTTTCACTTTCTGCTGCACCGAAAACGTCAATTTCTGACTTAACCTCTTCCTTGTCCTCTTTGTTCTCTTGTGTTTTAACAGAAGAATGTTCTTCTTTACTAGAAGCTGCCTCTTGTGAGATAATGACTGCTTCCTTTTTCACACTAAGGTCTACAGCCTGCAATGCATCTGGTTTAACATCTTTGTCTTGTTTGGTAACTtccgctttgtctaaactgcccACACCAGTCTTTGTCAAACTAATCAGTGGCTCAGTGATTAACTCTTGAGGCTTGTCTTTTGTAGACTGGCTATCTGGAGCCTGTGGTTTTGGACTGCTTGGTACATCCACATCTCCTGGAAGTTTGCCAGCTGGGGTGTCTTTGGTTTGGGAAACATCAGTGAGGTTTACTTTCTGGTCCTCTGGGTAAGTTTTATCTGACTTCTCTGCAGTATTTGCAGGAATCTCACTAGAATCTTTCAcaatgtcagtgcatttatctgatTCTTTAGACAATAGTTTTGTGGAATCTTCAGACTGGATTTTTCCTTCTGCTGGAGAAGCAGTGGACCCTGACGGACCTGACTCAGCTTTGGGTGGCTCAGTCACAGCAGGTGTCTCTATACCTTTCAAAGGGAGGGTTTCTGAATCCTTGGACTGAGGAGTTGGAGCATGGTCTTCCTTGTTGTCCTCCTCTGAAGGTGGAGTTGTTTGGGGTTCAGTTTTAGGCTGCACATTAGATTTCTCCTCTGACCTCTCAGCTTCCTTGAGGTCCGAGCTGAGGGTAGGGGCTTGACCGCTGACTGCCCCCCCTTGGCTCTGTGTGTCCATCTTCAGGGCTGCAAGCAAATCTAAAGTAGTCTGGTTGTTCTGTTTTTGCAAGCAACACATTACAAACAGCCAAAGCTCTCCAAAAATGCATGTCTTCATACAACACAATGCACTAGGTGTTTTGAGAATGGTCAAAAAGAGCATGAAGGTACAagaaaaatggaaataaaaaaatgatccgGATGTCACTATGGTAACATGCAGAGGCACAATGCAGATGGATGGGAATCAAAAAGGAAATGCCTCAAAAATAATGCGGGAACTCcaacccttttctttttttccgtGTCAAAATCATGTCCTTGTCATTTCCTTTACAGTCTGCTTATTTCTTGGGTCATGATAACCTTGATCTTCCTTTTGAAGAGGAGGACATAACACTGTACTTGTTATTTCTGATCATGTGATGTATTTAAGAGCATATGGTTTTAATGAACCTTTTCAAGTTTTAAAGCTTGATTAAACATATTATAGTTAAGTAATATTTAGAGGGTGCTTTGAATCATCCATTCGTAGCTTTACAATACATGGTATTACCCCAGCAAAAATGATGACAGGCAAAATAGTATTACACAATAAGTGAAGTCCAATTTTTATATTTACTCTTGAGTTACAGGACACTTTTAAAgtgtaaataaacaaatcaatcaaAAACAGTTGTGTACATGTGGCAGGAAAAAGTAAAGCCACAATCTTACAGATAAGGTTATTACACCATTACTATAATTGCCTAAAATAGGTCTGTATGGATTTATACCGCAATTTTAAGGGATATTAATTACTATGGAGTTATGCATGAAGGCACTTTATACAAATAAAGTACATATGTAATTGCAACTGTAATAAGATACATAACAAACTAGAAACTACACTATAAATGCACAACTACATGAGT
The Acipenser ruthenus chromosome 10, fAciRut3.2 maternal haplotype, whole genome shotgun sequence DNA segment above includes these coding regions:
- the LOC117411499 gene encoding microtubule-associated protein 2-like isoform X3 — its product is MADSRQPEESTPQWAAPGTRSDTSPNPHTPPEYKEQPPAAAPSENGFSSYRDCPAGGAPAAASYPATNENGFNGDLASGGMVTAEQVSARIVQEVTAEAVAVLKGEQDIELQHKDTAKRLPSVEDSNLPPSPPPSPASGQIGPLKEDVGDKEKVGPLRRFQNSRERCKFLAPSISVSVPDDDPYHSDDEYYDHPLFSSEWTHSCTLPSGEDALFSLIEEETVESPSAADEEKQSAAAAEHGPDAIEHLQQAKLKSEAQAQPCPQAEAEAASEARVPTAAPNGRGDEAGEGKTPQEALKMDTQSQGGAVSGQAPTLSSDLKEAERSEEKSNVQPKTEPQTTPPSEEDNKEDHAPTPQSKDSETLPLKGIETPAVTEPPKAESGPSGSTASPAEGKIQSEDSTKLLSKESDKCTDIVKDSSEIPANTAEKSDKTYPEDQKVNLTDVSQTKDTPAGKLPGDVDVPSSPKPQAPDSQSTKDKPQELITEPLISLTKTGVGSLDKAEVTKQDKDVKPDALQAVDLSVKKEAVIISQEAASSKEEHSSVKTQENKEDKEEVKSEIDVFGAAESESKLVLDPKKEPEKRGASSIKPSEPCEDKKDADVKQPQTSLAGAPDSKLNEEAPTEVLPTDQTGKVIETKLEPAEKEETQASIQEKEITEAKIQPALHDKDEPCSALDLHLKSTEKDKSGMSAYFETSALKEEEAKADAQQGEGYYELSDAREKASESFQRVIDESDASGLMETFQIAGDIASVQEISYSTLAQTQDVKPAVDKPDILKSPVKEELKTLPTLEKKKDEGRLSVGRLSLEQRSYSLNIPIASLESPRTFSPLASDILSFTSGSLDEPTDYLPVTTPAVEKRPVFPPVILETTDADSPTSLPTGESKPSSQTESPTESQFQMKDYYKNGSVMAPDLPEMLDLAGARSRLTSESTDTELIRRKSVPADIPALVGDTLAQLAIVDMSQKAARSESQEEIGYCVFSEYTGPMPSPADLHSPLGSPLQIFTTPVLEEYKEEIMKATESMETQAEPAEKEVLMEEPKAEETRKEETTEDKEVKEDSSKVEPLDQHDGSCEIKESVTMEGVSKESSKAETDAQVGVSGNEEEKESELDLPAKPKVVPDVKRQTVPEVEEQEMPSEDKASESLKTDQQEEVKKGTDEVQPDKTSQEAIPEPQPKAKPLEEVIPEGMKPEHSAEEKTDVKADSKNELQAEGDSEKELQPDSASEKEPKSDAGSVKEPQLEDRSLSLAEGRELLETKDKMKDKPDLVHQEAYEEVDAEDAYQLMGVLGSNEEGGTKPKPVKQVPSIEVTIEVYKAAESKQTVEELPPTAKVADEERPEEERPDEERPEEERPKEAPLEPVLAVEPVRPEEERPDEERPKEAPLEPVLAVEPARPEEERPEEERPDEERPKEAPLEPVLAVEPARPEEERPEEAPLEPVLAVEPARPEEERLEEAPLEPVLAVEPARPEEERPEEERPEEAPLEPVLAVEPAPVTLEAQAMEAVEQKEGGGIIEDAVEVGEEPKEVLEEIAPVTQISTEDVDTDQTLETRGAIESIVTVEDDFITVVQTIEEGDDSCHSVRFSDPVEGAVMQDATEDEDGQAEVAEEEEIQAASLEELPVAPSSPEKEVPVSECRTETYDEYKDETTIDDSILDTDSAWQDAQDDDRSIMTEKIEPLPKTESPKIRRPSVEKHAKDKALSRGKGRVSTPERKAAKKEPSMVPRDDMKKKKAVFKKAELTKKSDIQTRSPSRKIPLKPAVRYPRPAHHHSSAKRKPTAVAAAEGRQPLSTARQSRDKIANSSSSALTKIPTTKERAAAAFFPPRPSSACSLTENKSYLKSELYSVRPSSAGSRVYNINDTVQDGTTQSPEKRSSLPRPSSILTSRRAGPADHEESSTSITSSGSTAPRRPTSIRSEGRAEQRASRSGVAGTDHARSRSARSGTCTPITPGSTAITPCTPPSYSCRTPGTPGTPSYPRTPRTPGTPRSMSLARQEKKVAIIRTPPKSPATPKQLRPLNQPLPDLKNVKSKIGSTDNIKYQPKGGQVHIPSVKVDFSHIQAKCGSLEKRQYSPTVGNIQIQSKKIDLSHVTSKCGSLSNIRYRPGGGNIRIESVKLDFKDKAHAKVGSLDNARHTPGGGQIQIESHKLSFRESARARVDHGAEIVTQSPGMSGSTSPHHHSNVSSSGSINLLESPQLATLAEDVTAALAKQGL